The segment TCGCATCCAGCCCCAGCGCATACCAGCCATTGGCGCTCAGATACTCGCCCATTTCCAGCAACCGCGCGTCGGTTCCCGGTCCCGCGCCGGAATCCCAGTTCGGCTGGAACCACAGCGCCACGCTGCCGTTCCGGCAATTGATATTATTGACGTTCGTCCCGTTGATGAGTTCCTGCTCCTGGTAGATCAGCCCGGCATTCGTCATTTGGCGCGGGATACCCACCGCATTGCTGCTCCAACTGGCATACCGCGTCAACCCATTGGTGTAGCGCGGCATCTGCCCATCCTCGCCCACCAGCGACGCATCATTAAACGTCCAATGCCCCAGCCGCCGAAGCATGACGCTGTTGGCATCCAGCGGGTCCGTCCCATCAGCCAGTTCCTGCCCGTCATTCACCCCGTCATAATCCGTATCGGGATTCGTTGGGTCGGTGCCGTTCTGGTACTCGGCAAGGTTGCTTATCCCGTCCCCATCGTAGTCGCCATCGGCAGTTTGGTTGAAGTTGCCAAAATATTTCCATTCCCACGCATCCGGCAACCCGTTGCTATTGGCATCGGCATTGCCTTTGCCCACCAGCAAATCATAAACATCCGATAACCCATCGGCATTGCTGTCGTTGGTGGCACCAACGGTGTACAGGCACCAGGGCGTGGGCGCGTTGGTATGGACAAAGTTGGTCTGGCCGGGGGTGCCCCGGAAGAACCAGGTCCACTGACTGTTCGTCACGTGCGCGCCCACCAAATTCGTGGTGTAGAACAGATCGTACACCCCATTGGTTTCCCCGCCCGCAATGGTCAAGTCAATGGCATTGGTGTCATACACAATCTTGGAAATCCGCAAACAATTCGTGGGTGACGATTCCGTCCAGGTACTCGTGGTAAAACTGTAGTTGGTGCCGCCGCCGCCGCCGCCGGGACCGGGATCGGGCGGCGTTGGTCCTCCCTCGGCACGTTGTGGCCCATGGTGGCGCCGCAACGTCCGATAGCGCGCCAGTTCCTCCTGAACCGTGACCGGTCCCATGGCGGCCAGCAGGCTCTGCGATTGATAGTCCCACCCAAACTGTTCTTCCGTGCAGGCATACGGGAAGAAATAGATTTCATCCAGTCGGCCCTGGAGTTTCTCCAACCCACCCGGATTGGAGCCCAAATAACACAGCCAGTTATCCAGGTCAGAAGGGTG is part of the Verrucomicrobiota bacterium genome and harbors:
- a CDS encoding LamG-like jellyroll fold domain-containing protein, whose product is MNIYTNQVWAGFRLIYVVACFSIAGLPFEASAKSRPARPALPEGESLIFRANDQKTNFVAEAVSGTVYLKGVQFAESWSGESLLMTGETRSYCMIPAKGTRKRPNFSPNSGSIRLWFSVAWTSTALGGQGPGTHARLMEIAHVNARTPTGFALYFDPDGNTVYLSAYHAGQAVDIVHATVALEKDVFHQFGVVYGPEAVTLILDGKTIATNRGLPTLAHPSDLDNWLCYLGSNPGGLEKLQGRLDEIYFFPYACTEEQFGWDYQSQSLLAAMGPVTVQEELARYRTLRRHHGPQRAEGGPTPPDPGPGGGGGGTNYSFTTSTWTESSPTNCLRISKIVYDTNAIDLTIAGGETNGVYDLFYTTNLVGAHVTNSQWTWFFRGTPGQTNFVHTNAPTPWCLYTVGATNDSNADGLSDVYDLLVGKGNADANSNGLPDAWEWKYFGNFNQTADGDYDGDGISNLAEYQNGTDPTNPDTDYDGVNDGQELADGTDPLDANSVMLRRLGHWTFNDASLVGEDGQMPRYTNGLTRYASWSSNAVGIPRQMTNAGLIYQEQELINGTNVNNINCRNGSVALWFQPNWDSGAGPGTDARLLEMGEYLSANGWYALGLDATGTNLYFGFYTNGMSAPGYLQGQIAWQSNHWYNIVLTHSPTNRSLYVNGQLLVNDSTGVTGWPSPTARGAGIRLGINHAGLKQPDGQYEELETFNYPLTVTQISSNYQWVVTHIPALTATTDWYRLDTSVA